The sequence GGTTCGACCTGGGAACGTTTTTCCTCGGCTTCATCTAGCCCGCAATTTGCACCGGCGCGATTGTGCGCCGACGCAAATTGCTCACATGCAAGACCGTGAGGTTGTGCCACGAGGATTTGTCGCGAACACACTCTGTGTTCGGAGCACCGCTTTGTATCTCGTCGCAAGTCTCGCAAACACATTGGTTACGATAGAGGCGCGAGTGTGTTTGTGAGAAATCCGGGCTAGGCACGCAGGTAGGCGAACACCGAAAGCCGAGACTCTCCGCTCGTCACGACAAGTGGGCGAAACCTACGATTGGACATCGCTGGCTTGTAGAGTAGATGCGTTGTTCGTGCTGCCTGATGAAGTTTCAGGTTCTCCGGCGGGGACGGGCCGCCACAGAGCCACGGCGGCGGCCAGGAGCAAGACCACGCTTTCAATTCCGTAGAATGTCTTCAGGGCAGTGGCAATTCCGCTTGTAAATCCGTAGCTGTGCAAACCGACTCCGAGCAGGTTCACACCGAACCAGGAAAAGGCCACGATCATCCCGCAGCAAATGGCGCCTATCGCGATACCACCGTCGCGAATATAACCTGCAATTCGTGCATGCAGCACTATCAAGAGCCACAGCACGATCATGAGGGCGCCGTTTTCCTTGGGGTCCCATCCCCAGAACCGCCCCCAACTGTTGTTCGCCCAAATGCCTCCCAACACCGTGCCCACCGTGGCAAACAGCAACCCGAAACACATCACGCCGTAGGTCATGCGCGTGAGCGCGTGGTAGTAGCCAGGGTCATTCCGCTTTAGGCCCAGTGCGGCGGAGAGCACATAAACATGCGCCACCGCCGACGCAAGCAGACCAGCCGCGTATCCCATAGTCACAGTCGTCACGTGTGTCGAGAGCCAGAAGTTCGTATCGAGCACGGCAATCATACTTGGCATGGTGTCGCCGCGCTCCACGACCTCGTACTTGTTGGCCAGGAACACGCCGAGCACACCCAGGATCGACGCCAGCGACAAAGCAACTCGACGCCGGTCCGCATATTCCATGAACAAGGCGACAATTACCGCCGTGGCCGTGATGAAAAGAATGGTCTCGTACAAGGTGGTCACGGGCGGCCGTGAACGGATAATGCAGCGAAGAACGACACCGCAGACCAACAAACAGGTCGGAATCAAGACGGCAACAACGTTAAGCAGCCCCAACGTCTTGTTTTTCGGGGCCATCCAGGATATCGCCACCAATACAAAGGAGAACACGTAGAAATATAGGCTGTACCAGAAGAAGTCTGCCTTTTGGTAGATCAATTCCAGCGGGATGGTCCTGTATTCGCCCCGTCCAGTCGCCAAGGAGACGGTCGCGCGGTGCAACTCTCCAGCAGCCGCCGCAAACTCGGGACTATCCGGTTTCGAAACGGACAGCGTCTCGAGTGCCGCTACCGTCGCAATTTGGGTGTCATCAATCTTATCTTGCGAAAACGCGGACTCGGCAAGTGTGGCGGGGGAGAACCAGCTCTGCCCCTTGCCGCCTGCCGCCGGAGGAATGATAGCAAGCACATCAGCATGCGAGAGTATCGCATCGATTGCGGAGAGGAATCCCCGTAGGTCTTGCGACGCCGTTCCGCCTGTTGTGCTGGCCTGCATGAGCGCCTGCTGCAATGCCGGAGCTTGCGCCAGGATCTCGCTCAATCGCACCTCGGCCTTCCCTCCAAAGATCTCTTTGATGGCATCGGAATTTGGAATGGACACCGGGTGCTGAGCGAAATGCATGAATCCCGTCAGCGCTTCGAAATCCGCCACATTGTGCGCCAGATTGAGTATTTGAGTCTGCGCCGTCGCACGATCCTTGTCGGGAATGGCAGCGTACTGATTGGCCAATTGGAACAGAGTCATTCGAGCTGGGGCCAAGTCGTTGTACGAAAAACGGTCCCGATCCTTCTCCGAATTCAGACTCAACATGGCCATCACATCTGGATTCTCGACGAGGAAAGACTTGTACTGTTTTGCGTCTTCCGGGAAGAAGAGACAATCTAGAAACCACTCCATGGGGGAAAGCGACGCACCGCTTGTGTCCTTTATCGAACGGCGCCCGTTGAACTGGAGCAACTCGACACTCGCATACGTTTCGAGCGGCTTGATACGGCCTCCGTCTTGAATCCCCAGCGATGCGAATTCGCGCTGCACGGCCTTCGGCCAGCGCGTCTCAGACAGAGCGCTGTCCGCTGCGAGTACTGTCATCACGCAAAGCGCGAGGTATGCGACAGCACGCCTGTACATTCCGATCATGTGCGGCTCTCCCGTTGTTGCTGCAAGTAAGCCAGCAACCTCAGACCAAAATGGAAGAGCAAACCAATGGTGATGATGACACACGCATAAAGCGGCCATTGGTCTGCGGGGTTTTTCACCACGGCAAGCGATGAAAACAGCGGTTCGCCAGGCCTCGCGTCTTGTGGCCCCCACGAAGCCTGAAACAGCGTGTATCCGCGATAACGCAGGGGCTTGTTCATCGCGATGTGGAACTTCTGCACCGTGGAACCTTCAGTCACGGTTACGTCGCTGCTGAATGCCTTCGGCATATTGGTTCCCGGATACAGTTCACGCTCGAACTTGTCCAGCTTGACCATAAACGGCAATTTCCACCGGCGCTTTTGCAGCGTGAACGTCCACGTCTTGTCGCCAACCTTCGCTTGAAATGGATTGCGCGCCATCCCCCACAGAATTCCCTGCTGCTCGGCGCCGCTTGCCGTATCGCGAAGGGTCACGTACACACCTGCAACATTTCTTTCCTGTTCCGGATCGCGCTCCAACGCCTTGAGAGCCATGCCATTTACCACGCGGCCGGAACCCTGCTCCTGGGTAAGCATGGAATTGGGCGTGAAATCCGAAATCGTCAGCGTGAAGGGCAGATCAGCAGACTTGAATGTGCTGGATTGCCCCGGAGCCAGGTGGGAGAAACTCGTGCCGGGGATCACCCGCGCATTGGTCTCGCCGACTTGGGCAATCATGATTTCCCAATCGCCGTAGCTCTGGAACTCATCGGAGGACTCGCCCTCGTAGAAGGTCAAATGGCCGTCCACGGAACTCTTGAACGTTACAAGGCCGCCCGCCAATAGGACGAGTATCCCAAGATGGGAAATCCAGACCCCCGCATGAGACCACGCCCGCGGCAATCGAATGAGTGCCCCGCACGTGAGATTCACCGCAAGGACAATCAAGAGCAGGTACACACCCGGAAGCGGGAGGATGATGGGGGTATCCCCGAATTGATGCAACAGAAAGATCGAATTGAAGTACTTCTGCTGCGTCACGTACAGGCCATGCTCCACCTGCTCCAGCGTTCCCAAAAAGGTGAGCACGAGCAGGAGAAACAGAGTCGCTATCGTGATCCAGTACGACCCCGCTATTCGCAGGGGTGCTCGCAATAGTGAAGACATCGCTGACACCTACGGTATCTTCAGCGATTCGCAGAACGCCACAAACCGGTCGCGTTCTGCCTTGACTTCAGCTTCCGGTCCGGTAAGCTTAACGAACACAGTCCTCTCATCCGCGGGCGAAACAACGGCATACATCAAATAATTCTCTCGCTTAGAGCCGTCCATTCCGGTATACGCCCCCTGGACTTCAAGGAACGGCGACGGCTGCCCCAGCACAGTCACTTTGGGCAATGCCTCGACACCGGCGGCATCGAGCGGCTCTTGTCCCATCTGTCGGCGCAGCAGGTTGATGTTCTCTTCTGCGCCACCCGCAGCCTTCGAGACCGACGTTATGTAGCACTCCGTTTGTCCGCTCTCGCCGATTGTAAAGGTAACAACGCGCATGGCCTTCTCAGGGGCCGGTTTCCAGGTATCCGGCGCCGTCCACGTCAATACTGCCGGTGCCGGCATCGCACCGGATGGGGAGGAAGCGTCAATGGGCGGATGACCAGTGGGCAATTGAGAATCACCCGGAGTTGGCATCGCACCCACTTCGGGGTGGCCCGCAGGAAGCTGCGAGTCCCCGGCAGGCACCTCAGCGCTCACATCAGGGTGTCCGGCGGGCATTGTGGAGTTTTCGTCTACGGTGAACATGCCCAGACTGGGGTGTCCCTCCGGAAGCGCCGAACCGGCCGCAGCGGATTCGGATCGCTTAAGGGATTGACAAAACGCATTGAAGTGCTCACGCTCGGCGTCTACGGTAGCCTTCGGACCTACCATCTTAATGAACACGGCATTGCCGCCGTCGTCGAAGATTGCGCCCAATAGCGCGTAGTCACTCTTGTTCTCAGAGCCTCCCATACCGACATAGGTACCATCAAACGACGCGATTATGGCTTCCTTTTCCAGTATGGTCTTCTTCTCAAGCGCGGCGAACTCCTCCGCCGTGTAATCAGCCTGCGACATCTGCTTGCGCCACCGGTTTACATTCGCCTCCGGACCACCACCCATGCCGGGGAGAACGGTCAGGTAGCACTCGGTGTCGGCCCCAATCTTGAAATTGGCTATCCGTGTTGACGTGGGAGGGATCTTCTCCCAACCTTCGGGAACATCCCACGTGTAGGCGGTAGCCGCGCCTTCCGGCGCGCCCAGCCCCGCCTGCATGCCGGCTGGCATGCCCGCTGGCTGACCAGACGGCATCCCTGAAGCGGATGGTGGGGCCACGGTGCGAGATTCAGTAATGTCTTGAGTAGAGCCGGAGTCGCTGCAGGAACTCACCATCACTCCCACGAGCGCCAGGGTTCCAATCGCGCGCAGCATCTTGGCTAGCCGATACATTTGCTTGAACATGATTGAGACTTCCCACTTATGTCGTGGGCGGAGAACGTCGGTGGTCCGACTTCTACGCCCGTTGCCTACCAGCCTTGTCTGTTCCCATGCAGCATGGGGAGTGTGAGTATCTCATAAAACACAGCCTGCGGTCACGCGAGATGTCCGCAGGCTGCATGAAGGTTATCGAAGCGGCACGAGAGCCGCAAGGTCACTATTTCTTCTTCGTGGGATTCGGATGGGAGATCTTCTCTTTGGCCTGTTCGAAATCGAAACCGGTCTTCGTTCCATCCTTCTTCGTATACTTGTCTTCTTTCCAGGTCGGCGACTCGGAATTATGGCACTTCGTGCAGGTGCTCTCATCGATCTTCGCGACAAACTGCTTCGGATCGACCGACTCATCCTTCTTGAACATCTTCTTCTTGCCTGCATCCATGTGCTGCGAACCAGGACCATGACAAGTTTCACACTGAACGCCATCGGCGGGGACGATCTTCGCCGGGGGCGCAGCCGCGGCTGCGTCGTAACCGGTCACGTGGCACTTCAGGCATTCGGGCGATTCAGAAGCAGGCTTCGCAAGCCCTTTGTCCTTCGCGATTTTTTCCGCTTCCGGGGACTTCAGCGTTTCGAACGCCTTTGCGTGCTTTTCCGCTTTCCACTTGTTCCACTGTTCGCCTTCTGCGGCCTTGTTGTGGCAGACCTTGCACTGGCCCTGTCCGACATATTCGTCGGCTGCCTGCACCGGGCTGCTCATCAATACGCCAAATACGGCACTGCACATACCAAGAACTGTCAGGATCGCTATCCTGCGCATACTCAACCCTCCAATGTTGATTACTACATATAACCTTTTAGTGACAGATTTCACAACGCACCGAACTATTGCTCGGATGCGGAGCCCTCATTGGCGACCCGCCCGGGTGGCACTTCCGGCAGTTCGGCGGATAGAGCAATGCCCGATGCGGCGACGGTATCGCGGACTTGTGATCGACCGATTCATGACACACCGTGCACCCCGTCTTGGTCGGCGGGTAATGGCACGACGTGCAGTGATTGTTGATCGGACCTCCCCAACTCGCCTTGTGCGACTCGGGTTTGGTGTTTTGATGACACTTCGTGCACGTGCTCTCTTCGTGACACACCGCGCACGAGTTCCGGTTCCAGCCCGCTTCAATACCGTGCGTCTTCTTCCGCCACGCCAGCGTGTGATTGTCTGGCGCAGTAGTGGTGTGGCACGTATCGCAATAGGACTGCTCCGTGTGACACAACGCGCAATACTTCGGATCGACCTTAGACTCGCTGCCATGCACGCGTTTCCACGTCTCGGGATTGTCGTGCGGAATTCTCATTCCCGACCGGAACATAGGTTTCGTCTTCTGGTTGATCTCATTGTGACACACCGAACACTCATTCAACTTTCGATCCGTCTTACCATGGCACTCCATGCAGACGGGCTTCTGGGGACCCGCAGGCAGCGCACCCTTGTCCGGATCGGCGTGGCACGTTTTACAGTCTTGTATCTTCGCCACGTGCGGGTCATGAGAGAACTTCAGGTCGCCTTTCAAGGGCTTCACAAACTCTTTGATGTCGTATTCCTCGTTGGTATGGCACACGCCGCACGCTTCTTTGCTCGGCTGGTCCACGTTGATCTCGTGACACGTCGAGCAAATGTCGTGTGTCGGGAACGTGAAGTGTCCTTCCTGCGCTTCGTGGCAGGTCGAACAATCCAGTCCTTGCTCCGCATGGAACGCGTGATTCACTCGCACGCCTCTATCCACCTTCGTGGCCTTGGGATTCGTGAGCGTCACACACGCTCCCACGAATACACTGACCCCGAGGGCTACAGCGACCCACTTCAACCGAGGACGTTGCGTCATCCGAATATTCTCCCTATGCATGCTCAAAACCGAAGCGCATAGCCTGCTTGAACCCGCCACAAAGGCGAGTCCGCAGTATCGTCGTCTTCAAAGGTCAAACCAAGATTGACTTCCTGGTTCTTGCGAAACGCCCACTTACCCTCCAACGACAATGAGAATACGTCCTCATTGGTATTGACTGGTTTTACGTCTTTCAAATTCACTAAGAAATTGTTATCGACGTAAAACGTGGAGCTACTGCCCGGGAATAGCGAGGAAAACACCCGCCTGGCCTCATTTTGCCAGTTCGGGAAGAAGTCATAAGCCGAGTACTGTCCCTCATACCGCAGGTACTCCGCCGCAAACGTCAGGGTCAGAGTATCCCACTTCTTCTCGAACTCGGCCCCGACCGACCAGGAAGAATCGCGAGTCTCGACGTCCCACACCTCGGCGGTAAAACTGGTGTCGATTCCCCACACCAGTTGAGCCACCGTGAGCGTTGCAGATGCGCGTGTGTAATCGAGATTGGTTCTATAGGCGTAGTCATAATCCTTCGACCAGCGCGTCAGGAACGTCGTGGGGAAGTTGGAATCCACATTGTGTATCTGACCTTCCACCGACAGCGTGATGCGCTTCGTGATGGGCTTGTACAGCGCCAAGAGGAAGTCATCATACTCTTCCTGAGGCCCGAGGATTCGGTAGTAGCTCGTTAGGTCGTTCGCCCGGTCCTCGATCTCGTCAAAGAGTCTTCGGTAAGTGGCCTCGACCGTCACGTCCCACGCGGGAACGTACCCCGTCACCCGCATGGTGATTTCATCGCCAGCGCCGTTATTGAGGTCGAGACGGCTGAACAAGCGCCAATTCGTTGTGATTTGTTGC comes from Candidatus Hydrogenedentota bacterium and encodes:
- the ccsA gene encoding cytochrome c biogenesis protein CcsA, which codes for MIGMYRRAVAYLALCVMTVLAADSALSETRWPKAVQREFASLGIQDGGRIKPLETYASVELLQFNGRRSIKDTSGASLSPMEWFLDCLFFPEDAKQYKSFLVENPDVMAMLSLNSEKDRDRFSYNDLAPARMTLFQLANQYAAIPDKDRATAQTQILNLAHNVADFEALTGFMHFAQHPVSIPNSDAIKEIFGGKAEVRLSEILAQAPALQQALMQASTTGGTASQDLRGFLSAIDAILSHADVLAIIPPAAGGKGQSWFSPATLAESAFSQDKIDDTQIATVAALETLSVSKPDSPEFAAAAGELHRATVSLATGRGEYRTIPLELIYQKADFFWYSLYFYVFSFVLVAISWMAPKNKTLGLLNVVAVLIPTCLLVCGVVLRCIIRSRPPVTTLYETILFITATAVIVALFMEYADRRRVALSLASILGVLGVFLANKYEVVERGDTMPSMIAVLDTNFWLSTHVTTVTMGYAAGLLASAVAHVYVLSAALGLKRNDPGYYHALTRMTYGVMCFGLLFATVGTVLGGIWANNSWGRFWGWDPKENGALMIVLWLLIVLHARIAGYIRDGGIAIGAICCGMIVAFSWFGVNLLGVGLHSYGFTSGIATALKTFYGIESVVLLLAAAVALWRPVPAGEPETSSGSTNNASTLQASDVQS
- a CDS encoding cytochrome c biogenesis protein ResB produces the protein MSSLLRAPLRIAGSYWITIATLFLLLVLTFLGTLEQVEHGLYVTQQKYFNSIFLLHQFGDTPIILPLPGVYLLLIVLAVNLTCGALIRLPRAWSHAGVWISHLGILVLLAGGLVTFKSSVDGHLTFYEGESSDEFQSYGDWEIMIAQVGETNARVIPGTSFSHLAPGQSSTFKSADLPFTLTISDFTPNSMLTQEQGSGRVVNGMALKALERDPEQERNVAGVYVTLRDTASGAEQQGILWGMARNPFQAKVGDKTWTFTLQKRRWKLPFMVKLDKFERELYPGTNMPKAFSSDVTVTEGSTVQKFHIAMNKPLRYRGYTLFQASWGPQDARPGEPLFSSLAVVKNPADQWPLYACVIITIGLLFHFGLRLLAYLQQQRESRT
- a CDS encoding cytochrome c family protein, whose protein sequence is MRRIAILTVLGMCSAVFGVLMSSPVQAADEYVGQGQCKVCHNKAAEGEQWNKWKAEKHAKAFETLKSPEAEKIAKDKGLAKPASESPECLKCHVTGYDAAAAAPPAKIVPADGVQCETCHGPGSQHMDAGKKKMFKKDESVDPKQFVAKIDESTCTKCHNSESPTWKEDKYTKKDGTKTGFDFEQAKEKISHPNPTKKK
- a CDS encoding cytochrome c family protein, coding for MTQRPRLKWVAVALGVSVFVGACVTLTNPKATKVDRGVRVNHAFHAEQGLDCSTCHEAQEGHFTFPTHDICSTCHEINVDQPSKEACGVCHTNEEYDIKEFVKPLKGDLKFSHDPHVAKIQDCKTCHADPDKGALPAGPQKPVCMECHGKTDRKLNECSVCHNEINQKTKPMFRSGMRIPHDNPETWKRVHGSESKVDPKYCALCHTEQSYCDTCHTTTAPDNHTLAWRKKTHGIEAGWNRNSCAVCHEESTCTKCHQNTKPESHKASWGGPINNHCTSCHYPPTKTGCTVCHESVDHKSAIPSPHRALLYPPNCRKCHPGGSPMRAPHPSNSSVRCEICH